Genomic DNA from Ruminococcus sp. OA3:
CAATTGCTGCCTCCGTTGGGCTGGAGGCATTGTCTTTGCGAATCGGATTATATGAAAATGATTATCCGCTGACACAGCCTGAAATGCAAAAAATCTACCTGGAAGAACAACAAAGATATGGTATTGAATACTGTGCGATCGCGTTGAATGATTTTGATCATATTCCAATGCATGCGCGTAAAGGCACCAGGGAGTATGATATTGTGTGGGATTTGCTGAGGCGTGCTGTCGTTACGGCGAGCGTACTCGGCGTTCGGATCATTCAGGTACCGGGATTTGGAAAAAGTGAAGTGAAGACAGAAGAAGATATGGAACACAGTGCGGCGGCTTTTCGGTACTTATGTGATACTGCAGGCGAATATGGGATCGGCGTCGCGAGTGAAAATCTGATGAACCCGGAGGAATTTAAAACATTTTATGAATGTGTGAAGCGGGATAACTTTTATCTTTACTATGACAGTCAGAATTACCATCTGTTTCGTGGATACCGTCAGACGGATATCCTGAATGAACTGTATCCGTATATGTGCGATCAGCTGCATGTAAAAGACGGATTGAATGCCATGAGCGGTATGATACTGGGTAAGGGGGATTCGGGATTCGATGAAACCATGAAGTGGCTTGGGCTGAATGATTATACGGGCTATATCCTGCTGGAGAATTATTATGATCAGCTTCCGCTGCGTTTAAATGCGGGAAATCCATTTGAGCTGTTGCGTGAGGATATTACGGTCTTGAAACATTCGATAAGAAACAGCTGGGCGGGGGGGATTAACTATGAAGCTTAATTATGGAATGATCGGTGGCGGTAATGGAGCCTTTATCGGTGATGTACACAGAAGAGGAGCCTTTCTGGGCGGATACGCGGATCTGACGTGCGGCTGTTTTACAAGAAACCCGGAGAAAAACAGGGAGGCGGCAGAGCAGTGGGGTGTGCCGGACAAGACACGTGTGTATGCAAACTATGTAGAAATGGCGGAAGGGGAGGCGGAGAGGGAAGACGGCATTGACTTTGTTTCCGTCACAACACCAAATGATACGCATTATGTGATTGCAAAAACCTTTTTAGAGCACGGAATTCATGTGATCTGTGATAAACCGGTGACTTCGACGGTGGAGCAGGCCAAAGATCTGCAGCGGATCGCCAGGGAAAGAAATCTTTGCTTCGGGGTGACGTATTCCTACTTTGGTTATGCTATGGTTCATCAGGCACGGGAAATCATTGATTCGGGAAAAATTGGTGAAATCGTATATGTCACAACGGAGTATCCACAGGACTGGCTGCTTTTAAATCTGCGGGATGAGGAAGCCAGGAAAAAGATGTGGAGAATCGACCCGGAACGTGCGAACGGTTCTCTTTGTACTGTGGATATCGGTACGCA
This window encodes:
- a CDS encoding Gfo/Idh/MocA family oxidoreductase, with the translated sequence MKLNYGMIGGGNGAFIGDVHRRGAFLGGYADLTCGCFTRNPEKNREAAEQWGVPDKTRVYANYVEMAEGEAEREDGIDFVSVTTPNDTHYVIAKTFLEHGIHVICDKPVTSTVEQAKDLQRIARERNLCFGVTYSYFGYAMVHQAREIIDSGKIGEIVYVTTEYPQDWLLLNLRDEEARKKMWRIDPERANGSLCTVDIGTHLEALLHAATGLEIRKVLARFDYTVDGLPLETNSNVMLQLSNGASGSLWSSIVAVGHDADVRIRIYGTEGSLEWYHGKAGLLKLARLGEPVQYLTMNRDYNAGESLSMSHLPAGHPEGYYEAFGNIYELFCKDVIARKNGASGRQYTYPDIEYGIQGVRFVDACLESNANGNVWVEL
- a CDS encoding TIM barrel protein, producing MKQIKIGACDWGLPGAGLYAAAIAASVGLEALSLRIGLYENDYPLTQPEMQKIYLEEQQRYGIEYCAIALNDFDHIPMHARKGTREYDIVWDLLRRAVVTASVLGVRIIQVPGFGKSEVKTEEDMEHSAAAFRYLCDTAGEYGIGVASENLMNPEEFKTFYECVKRDNFYLYYDSQNYHLFRGYRQTDILNELYPYMCDQLHVKDGLNAMSGMILGKGDSGFDETMKWLGLNDYTGYILLENYYDQLPLRLNAGNPFELLREDITVLKHSIRNSWAGGINYEA